In Thermodesulfobacteriota bacterium, the DNA window GAGCTGGGCGAGGCTGGCTCGCGGGGGGCTGGCCAGACCCCGGCCGGGAACCGGTGCACTTCCACATCGTCGGCAGGTGGCCGAGCGTTTCGGGTTGTCTGCGAACCCCGTGGGGGACATACTGCCGAAGTATGCAAGCGGTGGGTCGAATCCATACGCGCTGGCGAGGAGACATGACGATGAATGCCGTGGTGGCCGAACGCGGGCAGGTGACCATCCCCAAGCCGTTGCGCGACAAGCTCGGCATTGGACCCAAGACCGTGTTGGACTTTCGCGAGGAGGAAGGGAAGCTCGTGGCGGTCAAGGTGCTGGAGGCGGACCCCGTAGCGCGCGTCATCGGATGTCTGAAGCTGGAGTTGCCCACCGACGAACTGGTGGCCGCGATGCGAGATCGCGCTTGATCACCGCCGTGGACACGAACGTCCTGGTGGACGTGTTTCGAGACGACCCGGCGTACTGCCCTTCGTCGTCCGCTGCCTTGCGCCGGTGCCTTCGGGAGGGGCGCCTGGCGGTCTGCGATGTCGTGTGGGCAGAACTGGCGGCGCTCTTCGAATCGGCGGAAGCGCTGGAGGAGAAGTTGGATATCCTCCGTGTCGAGTTCCTCCCGTTGGGCCGTTCTGCGGCGACCCTGGCGGGCCGGATGTGGCGCCGCCACCGGGAACGGGGCGGTGCGAGGGAGCGGGTGGTCGCCGACTTCTTGGTGGGAGCCCATGCCAGGGTCCAGTGCGACCGGCTGCTGACCCGGGACCGCGGCTTCTACCGCTCGTACTTCGCCGAGCTGAAGGTCCTCGACCCGGCACCAAAGGGCTGAGGGCCGATTGCGGGCCGAGTTCACCCCGCGCCCCGCCGGGAGGCAGCGGACGCCTGCGCGCGCGCCAGACGGGGGACGGGACGAACTGAAATGCAGCGATTTTGGGTCGGGCGGTCCCGTGCTACGGTTGCCGCTTGCCCAGACACGCCGCTTGCACGACGAAGAATCAGCTCTACGCATCCCCCGAGTCGGTATCATTGCAGCCGTGATCAGCCGCTCCCACTCCCGTCCTCACTCCTGCTTGGCGTAGAGGCGGAAGAGCCGCGCCAGGCGCACCTCCCAGGGGAAGGCGGCGCAGAGGTGTTTGGCGCGCCAGCGGGCCAGGGGGGCGTAGAGCTTGCCCAGGAGGACGGCGGGGCTCTTGGTCTCCTTGTAGGGGCGGGTGTATTTCTTGCCCAGGAACATGCAGGCGAAGTCCAGCACCTCCACGAGGCGGCGCATCTCGGGGGTGAGCCAGGGGGCGCCCTGGGCGAGGTTCCGGTAGTTGAAGCCGGCCCACTCCTCGGTGCGGGTCGGCACCTGGAGACCGTGCTCCACCGCGGTGCGGAAGAGCTCGGTGCCGGGAAAGGGGGTGTAGATGTTGAAGGAAAGGTCCACGTTGGGATTGCCGCTGCGCAGGGCCTCGGCGGCGGACAGGGTCCGGCCCAGGTCCTCGGGGGTCTCGGTGGGGAAGCCCATCATGAAGAAGTAGAGGGGCGTGAGCGGGAAGCGGGCGAGCTCCCGGTTCTTCTCCAGGACGGCGGGAAGGTCGATCTTCTTCCCCAGGAGCTCGCGGAGGCGCTCCGAGCCCGACTCGATCCCGATGGAGAGGCACTTGCACCCGGCGCGGGTCAGGAGGTCGAAGTCCGCGTCGCCCATCCGCAACAGGGTGTCGGCCCGGGTGTGGAGCCGGGTGAGCGCCACCCCGCGGCCCGCGCGGACGAGCCCCTCCAGGATGCGCCGGC includes these proteins:
- a CDS encoding AbrB/MazE/SpoVT family DNA-binding domain-containing protein, which encodes MNAVVAERGQVTIPKPLRDKLGIGPKTVLDFREEEGKLVAVKVLEADPVARVIGCLKLELPTDELVAAMRDRA
- a CDS encoding type II toxin-antitoxin system VapC family toxin produces the protein MITAVDTNVLVDVFRDDPAYCPSSSAALRRCLREGRLAVCDVVWAELAALFESAEALEEKLDILRVEFLPLGRSAATLAGRMWRRHRERGGARERVVADFLVGAHARVQCDRLLTRDRGFYRSYFAELKVLDPAPKG